From a region of the Halolamina sp. CBA1230 genome:
- the hisF gene encoding imidazole glycerol phosphate synthase subunit HisF: protein MTLTKRVIPCIDVDVDDNGDPAVYTGVNFENLDYTGDPVEMAKRYNEAGADEFVFLDITASAEGRETMLDTVSAVADEVFIPLTVGGGIRTTDDIKETLRAGADKVSINSGAIANPDLIDRGAEAFGSQCIVISIDARRRYDEGGEHYERVDGESCWFECTVKGGREGTGLDAVAWAEEAESRGAGELFVNSIDKDGTEEGYDVPLTSAVCDAVSTPVIASSGCGSPADMYEVFTEANADAGLAASIFHYDDYSIREVKQYLAERGVPVRI from the coding sequence ATGACGCTCACCAAACGGGTCATCCCCTGCATCGACGTGGACGTGGACGACAACGGCGATCCCGCCGTCTACACCGGCGTCAACTTCGAGAACCTGGACTACACCGGCGACCCGGTGGAGATGGCCAAGCGCTACAACGAGGCCGGCGCCGACGAGTTCGTCTTCCTCGACATCACCGCCAGCGCGGAGGGGCGGGAGACGATGCTCGACACCGTGTCGGCGGTCGCCGACGAGGTGTTCATCCCGCTGACCGTCGGCGGCGGCATCCGGACGACCGACGACATCAAGGAGACGCTGCGCGCCGGCGCGGACAAGGTCAGCATCAACTCCGGCGCGATCGCGAACCCCGACCTGATCGACCGCGGTGCCGAAGCGTTCGGTTCGCAGTGTATCGTCATCTCGATCGACGCCCGCCGGCGCTACGACGAGGGGGGCGAACACTACGAACGCGTCGACGGCGAGTCCTGTTGGTTCGAGTGCACCGTCAAGGGTGGCCGCGAGGGGACCGGCCTCGACGCCGTGGCGTGGGCCGAGGAGGCCGAGTCCCGCGGTGCGGGGGAGTTGTTCGTCAACTCCATCGACAAGGACGGCACCGAGGAGGGGTACGACGTCCCGCTCACCTCGGCGGTCTGTGACGCCGTCTCGACGCCCGTGATCGCCTCCTCGGGCTGTGGCTCGCCCGCGGACATGTACGAGGTGTTCACCGAAGCGAACGCCGACGCCGGGCTGGCGGCCTCGATCTTTCACTACGACGACTACTCGATCCGGGAGGTCAAGCAGTATCTCGCCGAGCGCGGCGTGCCGGTTCGGATCTGA
- a CDS encoding DUF5796 family protein codes for MSNRNDVPPGTVGVDLREEGVVVEYADGRETLYRGVPSAEEGSVRTGPGKECHLLVTDPTESEGVMLYINDLKTEDEILEDTGVGRVMIDPGEAEEVFPGVTARHVDGRRIEVEADPEVARGRVFVFVEDDWGEQSFEIVSADESE; via the coding sequence ATGTCCAACCGGAACGACGTCCCACCCGGAACCGTCGGCGTCGACCTCCGAGAGGAGGGCGTGGTCGTCGAGTACGCCGACGGCCGCGAGACGCTGTACCGGGGCGTCCCCAGCGCCGAGGAGGGATCGGTCCGGACCGGCCCGGGGAAGGAGTGTCACCTGCTCGTCACCGACCCGACCGAGAGCGAGGGGGTGATGCTGTACATCAACGACCTGAAAACCGAAGACGAGATCCTCGAGGACACCGGCGTCGGCCGCGTGATGATCGACCCCGGGGAGGCCGAGGAGGTGTTCCCCGGCGTGACCGCACGCCACGTCGACGGGCGACGGATCGAAGTGGAGGCAGACCCCGAGGTCGCTCGGGGCCGCGTGTTCGTGTTCGTCGAGGACGACTGGGGGGAACAGAGCTTCGAGATCGTGAGCGCCGACGAGAGCGAGTAG